CTAGGTGACAAGATTGTGTGTGCAGGTTAGCTCTTAATGTATGCAGGTTATATGGGAGAGTGTTTATATTTTGAGATATAACTTGTTGGTGGTAATAAAATGTGAGCTTTAGTTCTTTTGGAGAGGGAAAAATCATGATTCTGGTTCTGTGGACAATAAGCTGTAATTACTTTGTGTTGTTTATTAGTTGTTCATTCATTGTAATTTCACTTAGTGGagttgaatatatatatatatatatatatatacatacatattTGAACATTACACTGCTTGGAGTAAGGCTAATGAGAATTGTTTTTGCCTTAATACGTGCTTTCATATTGGTAATGAGAAAAGAAGCATATTACTTTCCCCtaacatttttttcattttccactATTTGTTATTCCCCTATTACTCATGAGTTGACAATCCCCTATATGCTGCATTGTTACCTTCCGTTTGTCGTTATAAAACAGAAACTGATAAGAACCTCTTACTACATTGTACCTGATGGTGATTCTTCTGTTTTCCTGATATTCTCTAGCATAGATTCCTTCATTCATACTCCACAAGTCCATACTAGAGTAAATCACTAAAGGATGCTCATTAGGTTTCAGTATTGAACATGCGTCAGACTCATTTTTTCTCCACCAGAAATTATGGCCTGTTTGTACCTAATTAGTTACCTCTGAAAGATTTTCGATTCCGTAAGTAACTCAGTGAATGAATTGGGAGAATAAGAAGCAGACTTATAAGACTGGACTCTATTTTGCAATATTATAGAATTAAATATGTTGAAAACTCTTACTTCCAATTGTAAATAGCCAGAGAACTCCGGGTAACTAAAAGCCTAAACATTATGGCAAAGGGGGACATACTACTAGTTGGTCAAGTATGCAATTTTTTCTATGGGTTTTTATGCAATGATTAATTTAAGTTGTGGTTGTGAAGATATAAATTATGGATGTAGCCTCTTCACTGTGATACCTATCAACACTTGCAGTTGGGAAGATTGAATGAAGTTATTGAATTTGTAAACTCTTCCAAGAAACATAATGGATAAAGCAAAGGCCTGTTTACACAAAGCTGTAATGTTGGTCTGATCCCCATTATCCTATACGTACTATTGATCTTTATCTCTGATCTGATCTCTACTATCAGACCCTTGCAACATTAGTTTCATCATGACCCACTTTCcctaatttcttcaaaatttcTACACAGGTTAAGTAAGATATATGCAACAGCTGCCAAAAAACAGTTGAAAGATGTAAGATAGTGTGAAAGATTAATTATCGTAATATGTCaagaaattaataattttttaagTAAGCTTAGTTAAAGAAGAAAGGCAGCTGAATTTTGTTCTAAATATCTTTTCGGATTTCTTGTATCTTAGCCTGATTGTTGGTATTTCGGCCATTTACTTGATGGTGATTTTTTTCCCTGTAAGAGTCATCTTGTACGTGTGGCTTTCTTGCTTGGTATATTCTTGTTTATGTCTTCAAGTGCATTGGTTTTACATTTCAAACTTGTTTATGGTTTACTTACACTgattagttttatttttatgtttatgcAGACATAATCCATGTATATAGACTACCATTCCATCACATTTCCAATCACAGATAACTAAGATTATCTAATAGAGATGTTTATTTGAATGTCTCTTCTCCTATTGTTTCCTGTCCACATCACACCCATCCTCATCTTCCAACTCAAACTTACCTATGTTTGTACCTGTTATTCTACATGTGTACCTAAACTACCTTCCGAATATAATGATTTTGTCCACTCTATACCTGTCATAAGACCTAGATAAATACCAGAAGATAATCATTTTCTTCCTCTTTTCAttcattttatgtttttttaaacTCAAATCctatttttgttctttcatctcaaATGTGATGGTTTGTCTTTGAGCCATCATCCTATAAGAAAGCTAAAGATCGTTCACGTTGGGTTGCTTCTATAGACAAAGAAATTCAGGCTTTAGAATCAAATGAAACAGAGTAACCTACTGATCTTCCTAAGAGTAAAAAGGCCATAGGTTTAACCTATTGATCTTCCAAAGAGTTGCACTAGAAGAACCGTTCTTCTAAGTAACTAAGGTAATGAATTCCTTCTTCAGCCATGATGAATACAAAAGAATGAACCTACATGAAAAACTAATAGGCTAAAGTCCAAAGATATGTAAACAATTTGCGTGATTAAACAATTTATATGAAATTCTCCTCATGTTGTATTTATTCCTTCGTGGTTTTGGTTTCCGACTTAGTATGtacttattacattttaattgtatttttctttgaagGTCATCCAACATGATAAGGTGCAAAAGCAGCATGAAGGCCAAGACAGATGAGCTTCATATGAGCTACTACCATCGATCATCTATATTTAGTATATATAGTACATCCTAGCTAGTTAGTTAGTTTAGGTTTTAGTTTAAATTTCTTGGGTTTGATTTATGATGTTGTTTTGGACTGTTGGTTAGGATTTCGATTAGTGATATAGATGCGTGTATTTTTGGATTCTGGTTAGTAACATACGTGTACGTACTATGATTTTAAACTACTTAAGTTTTTGTAAGTTAATTTTATTGTTAATTGAAGACCAATTATTCACAATTCAGGTTTCATTGATCTTGTGTTGcactttatttttaaaaaatttataattgtGATGAATGATACTTTATATGCGATACACGAATACGTGGAAGAAAAAGCTTATACAAATAAATGGACGCTTTTTGGAGTCGTGCTCATTTAGATTAAAATTCACGTCAGCAAAAACTTTTGGACGCTTTTTAGCGTCGACAAACAAAATCTTTGGACGCTTTTAGGCGTCGAGAAAATTATATATTTAAAGGTGGACATAGCGGGAAAATAATGTTTCCGACACCAATATCAAAATTCTAGACGAATAAAAGCGTCGATCCTCTCGACGCCAGACTAAAAATGTGGACGGCAAAAGGCGACTTCAATCTCGACGATCGAAAGCGTCGAGAAAATTCTCGACTGCAATTTTCTCGACGCTTCTAGGAAGCGTCGAGAGCTAATTTCCCGACGCTTTTTATCGTCGTAAAATGGGCTAAATAGCGTCTCCAACTGACgggttttgtagtagtgtttgcATCCTCATCTCCCTCATCCACCGCCACTCTTCACAATTGCATCAAGCAAATTCCCACAAATCCAGAAAAGTTGAATAAAAACTTATTCAAACGCTTCTTCGACTTCGCTTACTCTTGGATAATGATAAGATTGTCATCTTCAATATAGAGTCTTCTAATATTGAGTCACTTGGCTTCTTGGATACCTTTGTGAATAGCACTAACTTCAACTATAAAAGCTTGAAAATGATCAGGATGGTAGGTATAGCCGTATAGGCCGTGAGAGGTTGTCCATTACTGTCTCTGATTATAATTCCGGTTGAGAAAGATTTACAAAAaccatcaaaattaaatttgaagatATCCAATGTAAAAGGATACTAATGAACCATTATTGGAGGAGGAATTTATTAACCAACTTAAGTATGTCATCCTCAACCTTGTAAATTGTAATTAAATTCGAGGTAATACTAAAGATCATTTCAAATAAGGAATTTTTCACatttaccaccttttaagtttcatgtttttgtatttaccaccttataaaatgttatttcatatttaccaccttaattttatgaaaagtttcgTGTTCACCACCTTTTAACGAATTTCATCAGATTTTTCATCCATGTGAACTCCACTTAACCAACTTCTTTAGCTTTCCTCATCTTTTAGTAGGTTTTCAATTGAAGAAGTTAGTTAAACAAGGTTCACATGGGCCGAAAATTTGATGATAACCGCTAAGAGGTGGtgaatttaaaatatttcataagattaaggtggtaaatacaaaaacatgaaacttaaaaggtggtaaatatCAAAATATTATTCAAATAAGGTAAAATCTAAAATGTGAAGGTTACAATGGAGTATGGACAGATGGAGTATCAGAAATAACATTTATGTTCCTTTCGCGAAAGTGTGAAACCTTCTCTTTTGACTCCCTTCTTCCCTCCGGTTTCCTCCTTTTCCCTAAAATCTCAAACCTTACTCTCAGACTATATGCATCTTTGACCCTTGGTCAAGTGTAAAATAATTTCTCTCATatccttctccttcttcttcatCACTTGTCACTAACTTAACATATGTTTTAATTTAAccctttttcaatttttttaatatattctcacctctaattatatttcctactataaatttaatatttttaacaactaataaatttttaattactcCATATGTTACATTTGATAGActttgaaaatattatttcaaTATTAATTGGCTTTGTCGGTAACTTAAAAAAAAAGCAGATATTATCGCcattaattataataaaaataaaatgtatttattACAAATACTCCATAATTaataacacaaattcttatttacaaaggttgtacaataaatattgtacatcatagtaaaagttaactcaacatgtttaaaagttaagcttatatatgtaaaaattatctattttttagtgaattttttttcatttaagtaaaacttatttcttcaaaatcactaataatgtataaaattaatcatttaaatgtttatctatcaacttttttttactaatataaaagttaatcaaactaggttaaagttacaaaaaaatgagtaaaagttatcttggtgtacaataaatttattgtataccttgtgcgcacaagaccttttgaattaataaagaaaaataaagtaaTTTGCGAAATTGAAACTAAGGGCCCATTCGGTATCACTGTCAGTTTccagtttttggtttttttgattttgtaagtcatatgatttatattgaattatcaactaaaaaatagtcatacctattgtaatcatgttaattttgaaaactgacaataaaaaactggaaactactttttgtggttttcatattttggtttttagttttgtgaaaaacagaaaactggaaacaaaaaacgataccgAACGAGCCCTTATAAGTTAATAAgaagacccacaaaacccattCAAGACAGTTTCCACTTTTTTGCTTGACAAGGGGTCAAGAATCTGacccaagaaaaaaaataagaagaaaTTGACCTTGCTATTTGTCAACATTGTACAAATAAGAAGAACTCCACTTTTCTCAAGGTTGTTGGTGCTCCCCCTCGTCTACTGTCACTCTGCAAACACAACAAACACTCATTAACAATCAATGGCGGAGCTAAAGAGGAAGTCTTTGTCACAAGTGACTTGTGTTCATATTGGACGTAAGTGAGTAACAATACAGAATTTGGAGTACCAATATAGAATATGTTAGTACCAATACAAATTATGTGAATACCAATAATAacacatacttcctccgtcttttaatactcgcaacgtttggacttttgccactattcatataatctactttgactattcgtagtgttttttatataagataaaacatagtcatgtgggatcttgttagattcgtctcaatgtgtattttcaaaatatcaactttttataatttttgcataaagagaatttaagatataaatgatcaaagttatgcattggcatgcgtgaaactaacaaacgttgcaagtattaaaagacggaggaagtatgactTATATTGGTGGTATTTCTAAGCAATTTTGCATTTTGTTATTGACATATATTATGCATCGGTACTCAAGATGATTGTATTGGATCACTTATGTCCATGTAGTCCacatggacacaagtcacttgaGGTTTAGAAACCCTCGGAGCTAAAGcccattatttttattttgaaattattcccttgggaaaccctaattttcgaaaaataattcaCATAAATTGAACAAAATTTACAGAAATTTAAGAGATTGAACCATTCGACAGAACGATAAAAGTTCGATTTTGAGAAGGTTTTCATACCTCTATCTCATCCTATATTTGGAGGTGCATTGAAATTGGATTGAAGGTATGattatatgtttctttacttaCAATTTACAATTTAGATGTTTTTATCAATTAAATCATCTGTATAATTGACTTAATAACAAATCAATTGCTGTTTCTGAATTCGTACAATTTCACATTTTCCTGTGTTAATTTCTCTAAATATTCTTCATTTTTGTTCCAATTTGTTCAGGTATAGTACTCAACTTCGTCActcaggtaatcgatttttccttaaacctgtttaatttttgtgttatttttggTGAAAATTAATCAATCTATAAAATTATCGCAGAGCAGCCAATTTTAGGTTATGAGGTTTAGTTGGAAGTTACAGGTAGGACAAGTTTCTGCAACTTGTTTTTTGTGGTTGTTAAGATTTTGCTAACAATAATTGCAATATAAATGATGACCTTTATGGAGCTGAAGTTAGAGTGTATGATTCATACACATCATAACGAGGATCGAAGAAAATATATTGGAAAGAGTTTAAGAAAAGATTGGCCCTATTTTATTTAAGGTATTGTAAAGAAAATGTCTGTATGTTTGTGAAATTAAGGGTGAGAGATGGCTACTTTTGGTACGTTTGTGAAATTAAGGGTGAGAATTGAATATTTTTGGTGGATTCTTATTGTCATATGGTCTAATTTGAAGCGCTTTGTTGTTATAATGTATTACTGGTTTGAGGGTTTGGGGATATTGTAAGGTTGGAATGAAGAACGGATTGTTAACAAGATTTCATTGAGCTTCGGAAAATATCCTGGTTAAAGACTTGAAAATTACATTTCCTTGTTAGTTATTGGACGCAATATCAAGTGATTAAATGGAAAATAAACACTGAAAAGATCAGACTATTAGAGTTTCAAATTTATGATGGCATTTTAGAGCATTCTCTATTCTGTCCACTAATTCTATTAGCTGACTACACTAGTGATTTGTTCTGACTTTAGAGTCCTCTTTCAGTTGTACCTTTAGGATCAATTTCTCATGCCGGTTTCATTGTCTAATTGTGTATAGTAACCGGCCCTGTTGATGTTGTTATGATGTTTGTTGATGATGACACTAGTTctgttgatttttttatttccgAACTTAGAAACCCTAGATTTGTGATGGTTTGTTTGTATGTGTTATGTATATAGATCGACCTTATTCTTCTTCTCATACAGTGTCACTTTTTTTGAGTTTAATTATTGTATTGTTCTCTGCTCGTGTTTACTGCAGTTCGAACTCCCTATCAGCGAATCACCATGGCACAACCGATGGTTGATGTTAGCTCTATCACCATCTTCCCCAGTTCCTTACCATGTCAAGTTTATGGTCATATTCTGGTTTGCGACAAAAATGATTCAAAACCAATCTATTCAAAGCTCTATGAACGGGATGTGGATCATGCTGATGTTATCTCCGAAATCGGACAAGAATTATTGCTCACGGGTCTTGATATAGTAATTTCAATGCGAAAACCTGTGATATCCATACTTCTCAAGGACAAGGCTCAAGATAATGCTTTCATTGCTCATGGCGATATTCTTCTGGACAATACAACAAGCAATGACTATGAACAACTCAAGTGTCCCCAAGTTAAGGGGGACCGTGGGCACGTCAAGGTGAACTATATTGCACTGGCATGTGCAGTTGGGGCTGAAATAACAATTAAATTACACAAAGATGTAGAAGAAACTGTAAGACAAGAAGCTTCTGATAAGAGCATTTATGTTTCTGGATCTATTGTTGCTCGTTATGGCAGAACTTATGAATGCACAGCTTCCGAAACTGAAAGGACAATCTTGAATATACCATCAAACCAGCCTATATTGGTTTCCTTTGTTTCAGGAGAGAGAGCTCCGCTACATCTTACGAGAAGTCTAGTAGCTGTGCCTGCATATACGTCTCTTACAATTGTAGCAGACATACGAGAAAAAAGTACCAACGATCCAATTCTTAATTGCACTGTTGAATTTTTGGCCTTTCAGTGGAGAACTTATTCAAGTGCTTGGCCTGAATTTTGTATTAAAGATGAACAAAATCGTATTGGTAGAAAATGGGAACATTTGGATGTTATGTTTAACGAAGCATTTGATTTTCAAAACTCATACAGAAAATCCTGGTTAGCTATGATGTCAATGAAGTCATTAGCTACAAACCC
This Spinacia oleracea cultivar Varoflay chromosome 6, BTI_SOV_V1, whole genome shotgun sequence DNA region includes the following protein-coding sequences:
- the LOC110786378 gene encoding uncharacterized protein encodes the protein MAQPMVDVSSITIFPSSLPCQVYGHILVCDKNDSKPIYSKLYERDVDHADVISEIGQELLLTGLDIVISMRKPVISILLKDKAQDNAFIAHGDILLDNTTSNDYEQLKCPQVKGDRGHVKVNYIALACAVGAEITIKLHKDVEETVRQEASDKSIYVSGSIVARYGRTYECTASETERTILNIPSNQPILVSFVSGERAPLHLTRSLVAVPAYTSLTIVADIREKSTNDPILNCTVEFLAFQWRTYSSAWPEFCIKDEQNRIGRKWEHLDVMFNEAFDFQNSYRKSWLAMMSMKSLATNPEDAKYGRCLLEVFSFSICRKNDEELNVSGTINVEHNHLSLNIFNRDGQNPVRLSKGRKLLPFTISEFIRSDFNFHIRVKLEDADGRLLIKDGAVHFDTEMIADREMRNCEYNRLLCAVVQGEQHRGDCVVHYANFRNAVGIQVKSVLICKGSVVDILRVYGRVVAWSGIFDYTSDYDKKYYRKVLFDNPEDSDDSLWNVVPRKTEEEESPSDGHNKMREVDLFTSNVVMPLGFPLLINVDLHAASHFVRGPTEHLEDTLKFQLHDESPLRIEHEDFEILFHMKWIKGL